The Deinococcus wulumuqiensis R12 genome has a window encoding:
- a CDS encoding EAL domain-containing protein: MPTPIPDLDQLLRQAGLRAEVAPSLHEWQSLLRLVRGALDSGRNAAQTTRWAQHLMTGLGMPIFVVDRQEMVVHRNAACQLLGWEPGAAQQPLAELLSSPLEELRLSSLLRRVWQGERLDEVPLSLRGASGQPHLSKASLMPVHAASGEKDAVAYVVVSLTSTESHSPSDSGVPTDRQHFYESLLTALPASLAILGPDRRYRFCNPAAIGNPQIREWIMGHTDADYVAQRGVPVSLAEERERHLDEAARTGRTVQFEEQMVTPSGETVYHLRNYTPLFDDSGELLLYLGHGTDVTELRRTQEALRELNAQLEERVQARTAELEALSRQSQHDALHDSLTGLPNRALFSDRLTQAIARSKLPGGPQYAVLFLDVDRFKGINDTLGHPTGDAMLVEMARRLRACLRATDTVARLGGDEFTILLEPLQDAEHAARVAGRIQGALRRPMQLGGAASGQQVTMSVSVGIVHSHPEYDSAMAVLRDADIAMYRAKDSGRAAHRTFTPEMREHILYVNRMEHELRRALAGDELRVQYQPVLDLASGRIEGFEALVRWQHPERGLLGPDDFTPIAEDSGLLPEIDRWVLRRACRDLTRWAELYPSDPPLSLSVNFCGQHLALPDVSGWVAELLRQTGFDPRHLKLEITESSLLSPSGDVRHHMERLRELGVRLHLDDFGTGYSSLSYLQRYPIDALKIDRSFVQGMLNNDSNAELVRTIVAMAKNLNLKVVGEGIEQPRQLAALRALGCDSGQGYLFSPALDVYESRALVAEGQHRLRPDWGYPAPGHADPPPAQPS; the protein is encoded by the coding sequence ATGCCCACGCCGATTCCCGACCTCGACCAGCTTCTCCGGCAGGCTGGCCTCCGTGCCGAAGTGGCCCCCAGCCTGCACGAGTGGCAGAGCCTGCTGCGGCTGGTCCGGGGGGCGCTGGACAGCGGGCGGAACGCGGCGCAGACGACGAGGTGGGCGCAGCACCTGATGACCGGCCTGGGCATGCCGATTTTCGTGGTGGACCGTCAGGAAATGGTGGTTCACCGCAACGCGGCGTGTCAGCTTCTGGGCTGGGAACCGGGCGCAGCCCAGCAGCCGCTCGCCGAACTGCTGAGTTCCCCGCTGGAAGAGTTGCGGCTGAGCAGCCTTCTGCGGCGGGTCTGGCAAGGCGAGCGGCTGGACGAGGTGCCGCTCTCGCTGCGCGGCGCCTCGGGCCAACCCCACCTCAGCAAAGCCTCGCTGATGCCGGTCCACGCTGCCAGTGGCGAGAAGGACGCGGTGGCGTACGTGGTGGTGTCGCTGACCAGCACCGAGAGCCACAGTCCATCCGACAGCGGCGTGCCGACCGACCGGCAGCACTTTTACGAGTCGCTGCTCACGGCGCTGCCCGCTTCGCTGGCGATTCTGGGTCCTGACCGGCGCTACCGCTTTTGCAACCCGGCGGCCATCGGCAATCCGCAGATTCGCGAGTGGATCATGGGCCACACCGACGCCGACTACGTGGCCCAGCGCGGTGTTCCGGTGTCGCTGGCCGAAGAGCGCGAGCGCCACCTGGACGAAGCGGCACGCACCGGGCGCACCGTGCAGTTCGAGGAACAGATGGTGACCCCCAGCGGTGAAACGGTCTACCACCTGCGCAACTACACCCCGCTGTTCGACGACAGCGGCGAACTGCTGCTCTACCTGGGCCACGGTACCGACGTGACCGAGCTGCGCCGCACCCAGGAGGCCCTGCGCGAACTCAACGCCCAGCTCGAGGAGCGCGTGCAGGCCCGGACCGCCGAGCTGGAGGCCCTGTCGCGGCAGTCGCAGCACGACGCCCTGCACGACTCGTTGACCGGGCTGCCCAACCGGGCGCTGTTCAGTGACCGCCTCACCCAGGCCATCGCCCGTTCCAAGCTGCCGGGCGGGCCGCAGTACGCGGTGCTGTTTCTGGACGTGGACCGCTTCAAGGGCATCAACGACACCCTGGGCCACCCCACCGGCGACGCCATGCTGGTCGAGATGGCCCGGCGTCTGCGCGCCTGCCTGCGGGCCACCGACACCGTGGCGCGGCTGGGCGGCGACGAATTCACCATTCTGCTCGAGCCGCTTCAGGACGCGGAGCACGCGGCGCGGGTGGCTGGCCGTATTCAGGGAGCGCTGCGCCGGCCCATGCAGCTCGGCGGGGCGGCGAGCGGCCAGCAGGTCACCATGTCGGTCAGCGTGGGCATCGTCCACAGCCACCCCGAGTACGACTCGGCCATGGCGGTGCTGCGCGACGCCGACATCGCCATGTACCGCGCCAAGGACAGCGGGCGGGCCGCGCACCGGACCTTTACCCCCGAAATGCGCGAGCACATCCTGTACGTCAACCGCATGGAGCACGAACTGCGCCGGGCGCTGGCCGGGGACGAGCTGCGGGTGCAGTATCAGCCGGTCCTCGACCTCGCCAGCGGCCGCATCGAGGGCTTCGAGGCGCTGGTGCGCTGGCAACACCCCGAGCGCGGGCTGCTGGGACCGGACGACTTCACGCCGATTGCCGAAGACAGCGGGCTGCTGCCCGAAATCGACCGCTGGGTGCTGCGCCGCGCCTGCCGTGATTTGACGCGCTGGGCCGAGCTTTACCCGAGCGACCCGCCCCTGAGCCTCAGCGTCAACTTTTGCGGCCAGCACCTCGCCTTGCCCGACGTGTCCGGGTGGGTGGCCGAGTTGCTGCGCCAGACGGGGTTCGACCCCCGGCACCTCAAACTGGAAATCACCGAGAGCAGCCTGCTGTCCCCATCGGGCGACGTGCGGCACCACATGGAGCGGCTGCGCGAACTCGGCGTGCGGCTGCACCTCGACGACTTCGGGACCGGGTATTCCTCGCTGAGTTACCTGCAGCGCTACCCCATCGACGCGCTCAAGATCGACCGCTCGTTCGTGCAGGGCATGCTGAACAATGACAGCAACGCCGAACTGGTCCGCACCATCGTCGCCATGGCGAAAAACCTCAACCTGAAGGTGGTGGGCGAGGGCATCGAGCAGCCCCGGCAACTCGCGGCCCTGCGCGCCCTGGGCTGCGACTCGGGGCAGGGCTACCTGTTTTCCCCGGCCCTCGACGTGTACGAGTCCCGCGCCCTCGTGGCCGAAGGCCAGCACCGCCTGCGCCCGGACTGGGGCTACCCGGCCCCGGGCCACGCCGACCCGCCTCCGGCGCAGCCCTCCTGA
- the treZ gene encoding malto-oligosyltrehalose trehalohydrolase, whose amino-acid sequence MTNPAPASSSPDTRSAVSGSSASGTRSHHDPETRLGAHPLPDGSGTRFRLWTTRAQTVAVRVGGTEHVMPSLGGGVYEVTLPVQPGSRYIFVLDGVPTPDPYARFLPDGVHREAEVVDLSAYAWQHTDWRGLPLEQCVFYELHVGTFTPEGTYHAALEKLPYLKELGVTALQIMPVAAFDGQRGWGYDGVAFYAPFAPYGRPEDLMAFIDAAHGLGMGVFLDVVYNHFGPAGNYLSSYAPTYFTDRFSSAWGMGLDFAEAHMRRYVTGNARMWLQDYRFDGLRLDATPYMTDDSETHILTELAQEIHALGGTHLLLAEDHRNLPTLVTENRLDGIWTDDFHHEVRVTLTGEQEGYYAGYRGGAEALAYTIRRGWRYEGQFWDVRGEEHGRGHSSDGLEAPNFVYCIQNHDQIGNRPLGERLHQSGGVTLAEYRGAAALLLTLPMTPLLFQGQEWAASTPFQFFSDHAGELGRAVTEGRKKEFGSFSGFSGENVPDPQAEQTFLNSKVNWAEREQGEHAKTWRLYRDLLRLRRDDPVLQNRQRGNLTTGHDGDLLWVRTVTSAGKRVLLWNLGEQARQVAELSLPFALPARLLLHTEGRAEPTLGAGEAALLGD is encoded by the coding sequence ATGACGAACCCTGCCCCTGCTTCCAGTTCCCCTGACACCCGCTCTGCCGTGTCCGGCTCCTCCGCTTCCGGCACGCGGTCGCACCACGACCCCGAAACCCGCCTGGGCGCTCATCCTTTGCCGGACGGGAGCGGCACGCGCTTTCGCCTGTGGACCACCCGCGCACAGACGGTGGCCGTGCGGGTGGGCGGCACCGAACACGTGATGCCTTCGCTGGGCGGCGGGGTATACGAAGTCACCTTGCCTGTGCAGCCCGGCAGCCGCTACATCTTCGTGCTCGACGGCGTGCCCACCCCCGACCCCTACGCCCGCTTCCTGCCGGACGGGGTTCACCGCGAGGCCGAGGTGGTGGACCTGAGCGCCTACGCGTGGCAGCACACCGACTGGCGCGGGCTGCCGCTGGAGCAGTGCGTGTTCTACGAGCTGCATGTGGGCACTTTTACCCCGGAAGGCACCTACCACGCCGCGCTGGAAAAGCTGCCTTATCTCAAGGAACTCGGCGTGACTGCGCTGCAAATCATGCCGGTGGCCGCTTTCGACGGGCAGCGCGGCTGGGGCTACGACGGGGTGGCCTTCTACGCGCCGTTTGCGCCCTATGGTCGCCCGGAAGACCTGATGGCTTTCATAGACGCCGCGCACGGCCTGGGCATGGGCGTCTTTCTGGACGTGGTGTACAACCACTTCGGCCCCGCCGGGAACTACCTGAGCAGCTACGCGCCCACCTACTTCACCGACCGCTTTTCGAGCGCGTGGGGCATGGGCCTGGACTTTGCCGAAGCCCACATGCGCCGGTACGTGACCGGCAACGCCCGGATGTGGCTGCAGGACTACCGCTTCGACGGGCTGCGGCTCGACGCCACCCCGTACATGACCGACGACAGCGAAACCCACATCCTGACCGAGCTGGCGCAGGAGATCCATGCCCTCGGCGGCACCCACCTGCTGCTGGCCGAAGACCACCGCAACCTGCCTACCCTGGTCACCGAGAACAGGCTCGACGGCATCTGGACCGACGACTTTCATCACGAGGTGCGCGTGACCCTGACCGGCGAGCAGGAGGGCTACTACGCGGGCTACCGGGGCGGCGCGGAGGCGCTGGCCTACACCATTCGCCGGGGCTGGCGCTACGAGGGACAATTCTGGGACGTCAGGGGCGAGGAGCACGGGCGCGGGCACTCCTCGGACGGGCTGGAGGCCCCGAACTTCGTCTACTGCATCCAGAACCACGACCAGATCGGCAACCGCCCCCTGGGTGAGCGGCTGCACCAGTCGGGGGGCGTCACCCTGGCCGAGTACCGGGGGGCCGCCGCGCTGCTGCTCACGCTGCCCATGACCCCGCTGCTGTTTCAGGGGCAGGAGTGGGCCGCCAGCACGCCCTTCCAGTTTTTCAGCGACCACGCGGGCGAATTGGGGCGCGCCGTGACCGAGGGCCGCAAGAAGGAATTCGGCTCTTTCAGCGGCTTCAGCGGCGAGAACGTGCCCGACCCGCAGGCCGAGCAGACCTTCCTGAACTCCAAGGTCAACTGGGCCGAGCGCGAGCAGGGCGAACACGCCAAGACCTGGAGGCTCTACCGCGACCTGCTGCGGCTGCGGCGCGACGACCCCGTGCTGCAAAACCGCCAGCGCGGGAACCTGACCACCGGGCACGACGGCGACCTGCTGTGGGTGCGGACCGTGACCAGTGCGGGAAAGCGGGTGCTGCTGTGGAACCTCGGCGAGCAGGCGCGGCAGGTGGCCGAGCTGTCCCTTCCCTTCGCGCTGCCTGCCCGGCTGCTGCTGCACACCGAGGGGCGGGCAGAACCGACCCTGGGCGCGGGAGAAGCAGCGCTGCTGGGAGACTGA
- the treY gene encoding malto-oligosyltrehalose synthase, protein MTTPSPTEQARPVTLPTSTYRLQLHAGFPFAAARRQLPYLARLGVSAVYLSPIWASTPGSTHGYDVTDHARINPELGGLEGLRRFSSAARDLGLSVIVDFVPNHMGIQGGHNPYWEDVLRHGQGSRYAHFFDISWQPLKRALEGKVLLPTLGDQYGRVLERGELQLSWEEQDGTGRFFLRYWERRLPMSPRSVALLLSWVPSALGRQVPDEASAELASITRSIQNLPRSNDPQLTDTDKLSRAQEVEVASRRLFTLLGSAPSVRAALSSVLESVNADPQKLDQLVSEQNYRLAWWQVAAEEINYRRFFDINDLAALRMEDPRVFAWAHTLLFELLREGLIQGVRLDHTDGLYDPAGYFRALQAGAGAVLGRPLDGQEGSGQEGEGKPLYVVAEKILEPGEKLPDAWAVHGTTGYDFLAELSGVFVDTAHEDDLSAVYRRFTGDRDRYPDHLYRGKHLIQRVSLPGEVNVLAEHLERLAEADLTSRDFTLSAVRGAIREVIACFPVYRTYVRENGEREPGDNAKIAQAVRDAKAHNRREGQPVPPSVFDFLQNVLTLNAPDERTRAAYADFALKFQQLTGPVTAKGAEDTAFYRFARLISLNEVGGDPAHFGTPLKDFHAAAARRAQHWPHAMLGGSTHDTKRGEDTRARIHVLSEIPQGWADFLREHSSLLLSVLHETDLGPAPTTRDLYVLLQNALGAYPLSGNLGGFVDRLNAYMQKAAREAKLRTSWASPDEEYEAALSDVVQKLFTNDDFLGALGGLHRRISPYGAQNGLSATLIRLTAPGVPDTYQGTESWNQSLVDPDNRRPVDYARLGRVLTRLEKGHDLALARKLLGHYEDGAVKVMTTWAALQARQAHPELFGQGRYRPLEAGKYLVAFARDHAGQSAVTVAPRLTLSLTREKTPWALAESWGNRTLTLDAGTYTNVLTGEKLRARGGKVPVAKVLEDFPLALLVKG, encoded by the coding sequence ATGACCACACCTTCCCCGACCGAACAGGCCCGCCCCGTCACCCTGCCCACCTCCACCTACCGCCTGCAACTGCACGCCGGGTTTCCGTTCGCCGCCGCCCGCCGCCAGTTGCCGTATCTGGCGCGGCTGGGGGTGTCCGCCGTGTACCTCTCCCCCATCTGGGCCAGTACGCCGGGCAGCACCCACGGCTACGACGTGACCGACCACGCCCGCATCAACCCCGAACTCGGCGGGCTGGAAGGCCTGCGGCGGTTTTCCAGCGCGGCGCGGGACCTCGGCCTGAGCGTCATCGTGGACTTCGTGCCCAACCACATGGGCATTCAGGGCGGGCACAACCCCTACTGGGAAGACGTGCTCCGGCACGGGCAGGGCAGCCGCTACGCGCACTTTTTCGACATTTCCTGGCAGCCGCTGAAAAGGGCGCTGGAAGGCAAGGTGCTGCTGCCCACGCTGGGCGACCAGTACGGGCGGGTGCTGGAGCGCGGCGAGTTGCAACTGAGTTGGGAAGAGCAGGACGGAACGGGACGCTTTTTTCTGCGCTACTGGGAACGCCGCTTGCCGATGTCGCCGCGCAGCGTCGCCCTGCTGCTGTCGTGGGTGCCAAGCGCGCTGGGGCGGCAAGTGCCGGATGAAGCGAGCGCCGAACTCGCCAGCATCACCCGCAGCATCCAGAACCTGCCGCGCAGCAACGACCCGCAGCTCACCGACACCGACAAGCTCAGCCGGGCGCAGGAAGTCGAAGTGGCGTCGCGCCGCCTCTTTACCCTGCTCGGCAGCGCGCCCAGCGTGCGGGCGGCCCTGAGCAGCGTGCTGGAGAGCGTGAACGCCGACCCGCAGAAACTCGACCAGCTCGTGAGCGAGCAGAACTATCGCCTCGCGTGGTGGCAGGTCGCCGCCGAGGAAATCAACTACCGCCGCTTTTTCGACATCAACGACCTCGCCGCGCTGCGGATGGAAGACCCCCGCGTCTTTGCCTGGGCGCACACGCTGCTGTTCGAGTTGCTGCGCGAAGGGCTGATTCAGGGCGTGCGCCTCGACCACACCGACGGGCTGTACGACCCCGCCGGGTACTTCCGGGCGCTGCAGGCCGGAGCGGGCGCGGTGCTGGGCCGACCTCTGGACGGGCAGGAAGGCAGTGGGCAGGAAGGGGAAGGTAAGCCGCTGTACGTGGTGGCCGAAAAGATTCTGGAACCCGGCGAGAAGCTGCCCGACGCCTGGGCGGTTCACGGGACCACCGGCTACGACTTTCTGGCCGAACTCAGCGGCGTGTTCGTGGACACCGCGCACGAGGACGACCTCAGCGCCGTCTACCGCCGCTTTACCGGCGACCGTGACCGCTACCCCGACCACCTCTACCGGGGCAAGCACCTGATTCAGCGCGTGAGCCTGCCCGGTGAAGTCAACGTGCTGGCCGAGCATCTGGAGCGGCTGGCCGAGGCCGACCTGACCTCACGCGACTTTACCCTCAGCGCCGTGCGGGGGGCGATTCGGGAAGTCATCGCCTGTTTTCCGGTGTACCGCACCTATGTCCGCGAAAACGGCGAGCGTGAACCCGGCGACAACGCCAAAATCGCGCAGGCGGTCCGGGACGCCAAGGCCCACAACCGCCGCGAGGGGCAGCCGGTGCCGCCGAGCGTGTTCGACTTTCTGCAAAACGTGCTCACGCTGAACGCGCCAGACGAGCGAACGCGGGCCGCCTACGCCGACTTCGCGCTGAAGTTTCAGCAGCTCACCGGCCCGGTGACGGCCAAGGGCGCGGAGGACACGGCGTTTTACCGCTTCGCCCGCCTGATCTCTCTGAACGAGGTGGGCGGCGACCCGGCGCACTTCGGCACGCCCCTAAAAGACTTCCACGCGGCGGCGGCGCGGCGTGCGCAGCACTGGCCCCACGCCATGCTCGGCGGCAGCACCCACGACACCAAGCGCGGCGAGGACACCCGCGCCCGCATCCATGTCCTGAGCGAAATCCCGCAAGGCTGGGCCGACTTTCTGCGCGAGCATTCCTCGCTGCTGCTTTCCGTACTGCACGAGACCGACCTCGGCCCCGCCCCCACCACCCGCGACCTGTACGTGCTGCTGCAAAACGCGCTGGGGGCCTATCCCCTCAGCGGCAATCTCGGCGGTTTCGTGGACCGCCTGAACGCCTACATGCAAAAGGCGGCGCGGGAGGCGAAACTGCGAACCTCCTGGGCCTCCCCCGACGAGGAGTACGAGGCGGCGCTGAGTGACGTGGTGCAAAAACTTTTCACGAACGACGATTTTCTGGGGGCGCTGGGCGGGCTGCACCGCCGCATCAGCCCCTACGGAGCGCAAAACGGCCTCTCGGCGACGCTGATTCGCCTGACCGCCCCCGGCGTGCCCGACACCTACCAGGGCACCGAGAGCTGGAACCAGTCGCTGGTGGACCCCGACAACCGCCGCCCGGTGGACTACGCCCGGCTGGGGCGGGTGCTGACCCGGCTGGAAAAAGGCCACGACCTCGCGCTCGCCCGCAAACTGCTGGGCCACTACGAGGACGGCGCGGTCAAGGTGATGACCACCTGGGCCGCCCTGCAAGCGCGGCAGGCCCACCCGGAGCTGTTCGGACAGGGCCGTTACCGCCCGCTGGAAGCGGGCAAATACCTCGTCGCCTTTGCGCGCGACCACGCAGGCCAGAGCGCCGTCACGGTGGCCCCGCGCCTGACGCTCTCGCTCACCCGTGAAAAGACCCCCTGGGCGCTGGCCGAAAGCTGGGGCAACCGCACCCTGACGCTGGACGCGGGCACCTACACCAACGTCCTGACCGGCGAAAAACTGCGCGCCCGTGGCGGCAAGGTGCCGGTGGCGAAGGTGCTGGAGGACTTTCCTTTGGCTTTGCTGGTCAAGGGCTGA
- a CDS encoding CAP domain-containing protein, translating to MTHKFLPLLLAPVLLLASCGGTSAPSAPSGPTAVGSTSATNSPVRTPHDSGAQTRSAEEQSVFEQLNAARAQGRTCGSRYMPAAPAVTWNGYLATAAKTHAKDMADQGYFAHTSPSGSTMKQRAEQSGYTGWQELGENIAAGYTVHDVIQGWLDSPNHCQTLMDPKLKEVGMSYLYQPGSKFGTYWVQDFGTR from the coding sequence ATGACCCACAAATTCCTCCCCCTGCTGCTCGCTCCCGTCCTCCTGCTCGCTTCCTGTGGCGGCACCTCGGCGCCTTCCGCTCCCTCCGGCCCCACCGCCGTCGGCAGCACCAGCGCCACCAACAGCCCCGTGCGGACCCCCCACGACAGCGGCGCCCAGACCCGCAGCGCCGAGGAGCAGAGCGTCTTCGAGCAGCTCAACGCCGCCCGCGCCCAGGGCCGCACCTGCGGCAGCCGCTACATGCCCGCCGCCCCCGCCGTGACCTGGAACGGCTACCTGGCCACCGCCGCCAAGACCCACGCCAAAGACATGGCCGACCAGGGCTACTTCGCCCACACCTCGCCCAGCGGCAGCACCATGAAGCAGCGCGCCGAGCAGTCGGGCTACACCGGCTGGCAGGAACTGGGCGAGAACATCGCCGCCGGGTACACGGTCCACGACGTGATTCAGGGCTGGCTCGACAGCCCCAACCACTGCCAGACGCTGATGGACCCCAAGCTGAAGGAAGTCGGCATGAGCTACCTCTACCAGCCCGGCAGCAAGTTCGGCACCTACTGGGTGCAGGACTTCGGCACCCGCTGA